A genomic segment from Salvia splendens isolate huo1 chromosome 13, SspV2, whole genome shotgun sequence encodes:
- the LOC121761964 gene encoding uncharacterized protein LOC121761964, with product MMTTATTRKTSCCTICENSNIASMCHVCVNYRLNEYNSNLRLLKSKRDSLYSRLTQVLVAKGKADDQHSWRVIQNEKLARLRDKLRLRRAQVSQGRAKIEKMSHDLKVKYEVLESAMSLVEKNRTEQIEKYYPNLICTQSLGHMAITSERLHKQSVIIKQICKLFPQRRVFIDGERKDGYSGPYDTICNARLPRGLDPHSVPSEELAASLGYMVQLVNLVLHAVCSPTLHNSGFAGSCSRIWQRESYWDARPSSRSEYPLFIPRQNSCTTGGETSWSDKSSSNFGVASMESERKPRLDSSGGSFNYSSASAHSVELHKDLQKGISLLKKSVACLTAYCYNSLCLEVPSDASTFEAFARLLTTLSSSKEVRSVLSLRMASSRSKSCQQLNTSVWNVESTVSSSTLMESAHALPSMRNAFDNYLPSFAGSYVYANEFPEYGKNENLMEGWDLVEHPTFPPPPSHTEDVEHWTRAMFIDATKK from the exons ATGATGACGACGGCGACGACGAGAAAAACAAGCTGTTGCACCATTTGCGAGAACTCTAATATCGCCTCAATGTGTCATGTCTGCGTTAATTACAG ATTGAATGAGTACAATAGTAATTTGAGGTTGTTGAAGAGTAAGAGAGATTCGCTGTATTCGAGACTGACTCAGGTTCTGGTAGCGAAG GGTAAGGCTGATGATCAACATAGTTGGAGGGTAATTCAAAATGAGAAATTAGCTAGGTTGAGGGATAAGCTCAGGCTTCGAAGAGCACAGGTTTCACAAG GAAGGGCTAAAATTGAGAAGATGTCTCATGATCTAAAAGTTAAATACGAAGTGCTTGAGTCAGCAATGAGTTTG GTGGAAAAGAATCGCACTGAGCAAATCGAGAAATATTATCCTAATCTTATCTGCACACAGAGTTTGGGACAT ATGGCCATTACTTCTGAACGCCTCCATAAACAATCTGTCATTATCAAGCAGATATGCAAGTTATTTCCTCAGCGTCGG GTGTTTATtgatggagagagaaaagatggTTATAGTGGTCCATATGATACAATTTGCAATGCACGCTTGCCAAGAGGGTTAGATCCCCACTCAGTTCCATCCGAGGAACTTGCCGCCTCATTGGGGTATATGGTGCAACTTGTGAATCTAGTTCTGCATGCTGTATGCTCTCCTACTCTGCATAACTCTGGGTTTGCG GGTTCCTGTTCTCGGATATGGCAGCGGGAGTCATATTGGGATGCTCGTCCATCATCTAGAAG TGAGTATCCACTTTTTATTCCTCGCCAGAACTCTTGCACTACTGGTGGTGAAACGTCATGGTCTGATAAAAGCTCAAGTAATTTTGGCGTGGCTTCAATGGAGTCTGAGAGGAAGCCTCGTTTAGATTCCTCTGGTGGTAGCTTTAATTATTCTTCTGCTTCTGCACATTCAGTGGAGTTACACAAGGATTTGCAGAAGGGCATATCACTCCTCAAGAAAAGTGTGGCATGCCTAACTGCTTATTGCTATAACTCTTTGTGCCTGGAGGTTCCCTCGGATGCCTCTACGTTTGAGGCATTTGCGAGATTGTTGACAACACTATCTTCTTCAAAGGAAGTTCGAAGTGTTTTATCTCTGAGAATGGCATCATCAAG GTCCAAGTCTTGCCAACAATTGAACACATCCGTATGGAATGTTGAATCAACTGTTTCATCGAGCACTTTGATGGAGAGTGCACATGCACTGCCTTCAATG AGAAATGCTTTTGATAATTATCTCCCGAGCTTTGCTGGCAGCTATGTTTATGCCAACGAGTTTCCTGAGTATGGGAAGAATGAAAACCTAATGGAAGGATGGGATTTGGTGGAGCACCCTACTTTTCCTCCTCCTCCATCACATACTGAAGACGTGGAGCATTGGACTCGAGCGATGTTCATCGATGCAACAAAGAAATGA
- the LOC121762738 gene encoding transcription factor TGA7-like — translation MTTPTTQFAPSGRLGLYEPMHQMSMWEDTFDGNISPDAAVCMINDADSKIDDKIEYTSDKSVELAEDSRASRSISEKIQRRLAQNREAARKSRLRKKAYVQQLETSRLKLAQLELELERARQQGMLIAGATAHMGLCGTVGSGIASFEIEYSQWLDQQERKITELKNVLQTPIGDLELRVMVERVLSHYYDLFHMKREAARADAFYLVSGMWMTSVERFFLWIGGFKPSELINVVMPQLQPLTDQQMANVDNLKHSSVQAEDALSQGMEKLQQTLAQSVTFLAPGAGSYCSQTAFALENLESLESFINQADHLRQQTLQNMSRILTTRQAANGLVAFGEYFQRLRTLSSLWSARCPGEPA, via the exons ATGACTACCCCGACAACTCAGTTCGCGCCATCGGGCAGGTTGGGATTGTACGAACCGATGCACCAGATGAGCATGTGGGAAGACACATTTGACGGCAACATCAGCCCCGACGCCGCTGTCTGTATGATCAACGATGCCGATTCTAAGATAGACGACAAGATTGAGTACACTTCGGATAAATCAGTGGAGCTAGCTGAGGATTCTAGAGCTTCGAGGAGTATATCTGAGAAG ATACAGCGGCGCTTGGCTCAGAACCGTGAGGCTGCAAGGAAGAGTCGTCTGAGGAAGAAG GCTTAtgttcaacagttggaaacgaGCAGATTGAAGCTAGCTCAGCTCGAGCTCGAGCTCGAGCGAGCTAGACAACAG GGAATGCTTATTGCCGGTGCAACGGCGCATATGGGCTTGTGTGGCACTGTGGGCTCCGGGATTGCATCGTTCGAGATAGAGTATAGTCAATGGCTAGACCAGCAGGAGAGGAAGATCACTGAGCTAAAGAACGTACTCCAAACGCCCATAGGCGATCTGGAGCTACGAGTAATGGTTGAGCGCGTGCTCAGCCATTACTATGACCTCTTCCACATGAAGAGGGAGGCCGCAAGGGCAGACGCGTTCTACTTGGTCTCCGGCATGTGGATGACCTCAGTCGAGAGGTTCTTCCTGTGGATCGGGGGCTTCAAGCCCTCAGAACTCATCAAC GTGGTTATGCCTCAGCTGCAGCCTCTCACTGATCAGCAAATGGCGAATGTGGATAACTTGAAGCACTCGAGTGTGCAGGCCGAGGACGCTCTGTCGCAAGGGATGGAGAAGCTCCAGCAGACCCTGGCACAGAGCGTCACATTTCTGGCCCCGGGAGCAGGGAGCTACTGCTCCCAGACGGCCTTCGCCCTCGAGAACTTGGAGTCCCTCGAGAGTTTCATAAACCAG GCGGATCATTTACGACAACAAACACTGCAGAACATGTCGCGTATATTGACTACGCGACAAGCAGCTAATGGATTGGTTGCATTTGGGGAGTATTTTCAGCGTCTGCGGACGCTGAGCTCGCTCTGGTCCGCCCGTTGCCCGGGCGAACCAGCGTGA
- the LOC121762179 gene encoding phosphopantothenate--cysteine ligase 2-like has translation IDNFSSGHRGSTSAEYLLKARYAVVFLYREGTYQPFCTSLPNNPLLERLQVTDESNITARPPYEKTVKEAISNSHAATSCGTLLKLPFSTIFEYLQNLQLIASLMSSLGSRALFYLAAAVSDFYVPWESMCIRPVQLRSSGHATRPGSKDAVGAEERMGSKGLLHIIQARD, from the exons ATTGACAATTTCAGCTCAGGCCATCGGGGATCAACTTCTGCAGA ATATCTCCTGAAAGCTAGATATGCAGTAGTGTTTCTTTATCGCGA AGGAACCTACCAGCCATTTTGCACATCGCTTCCGAATAATCCTTTGCTCGAACGTTTGCAAGTTACTGACGAATCAAATATTACAG CACGGCCACCATATGAGAAAACAGTCAAGGAAGCTATAAGTAACAGTCATGCG GCAACGAGCTGTGGCACCTTGTTGAAACTTCCCTTCTCTACAATCTTCGAGTATCTTCAG AATTTGCAGTTGATTGCATCATTAATGAGCAGCCTCGGTTCACGTGCTTTGTTCTATCTCGCTGCAGCAGTGTCTGATTTTTATGTTCCTTGGGAGAGCATG TGCATAAGACCAGTCCAGCTCCGGTCCTCTGGACATGCGACTCGTCCAGGTTCCAAAGATGCTGTCGGTGCTGAGGAGAGAATGGGCTCCAAAGGCCTTTTGCATATCATTCAAG CTAGAGACTGA
- the LOC121762518 gene encoding IST1-like protein isoform X2: MLCFWSKTLLKLTIPRIKLLRNRREAQLKQMRKEIAKLLETGQEATARIRVEHIIREEKMMAAQEIVELFCELIAVRLPIIEAQRECPLDLKEAISSVCFAAPRCADLPELLQAQLLFAGKYGKEFVIAATELMPECGVNRQLVELLSIRAPAPDVKVNLLKEIAEEHQLDWDSTATENELLKPHEDLLNGPSQFVSASKVPLPKEKHNETPEPAAHEKSDSDSDYDIVEFPDVPTQPLQPNKPVVSTPVMLHFPESALSDDDQEELNNSESGDVVSEKSVAKEDASLNPQAGPTEAKQFLPFISPPPSQSSETVAATARENSPSPAISKMYSDQVDLEDVLAAARAAAESAELAAAAARSAASIAQLRISELSKKRSNEFSAPRQHNDTNTLNGDSGSASASPSQIDGCQNNTTSQQLTPASSFDSSSPHDNALHLPQRLPSMDDEPFFSYPNLFTSQGSNIGAHSQSPRESK, from the exons ATGCTCTGTTTCTGGAG TAAAACTTTGCTAAAACTTACGATTCCTCGAATTAAGTTACTGAGGAACCGGAGAGAGGCTCAGCTAAAGCAGATGCGGAAGGAAATCGCTAAGCTGCTTGAAACTGGTCAAGAAGCCACTGCTCGAATTCGC GTAGAGCATATTATAAGAGAAGAGAAGATGATGGCTGCACAGGAAATAGTTGAGCTCTTCTGCGAGCTCATTGCTGTCCGTCTTCCAATCATTGAAGCTCAAAG GGAATGCCCTCTAGACTTGAAGGAGGCAATTTCCAGTGTATGCTTTGCAGCACCAAGGTGTGCCGATCTGCCAGAGTTGCTACAGGCACAACTACTGTTTGCAGGAAAATACGGTAAAGAATTTGTAATTGCTGCAACTGAGCTGATGCCCGAATGTGGTGTCAATCGCCAG CTGGTGGAGCTTCTATCAATCCGAGCTCCTGCACCCGATGTAAAAGTGAATCTTCTAAAGGAAATTGCTGAAGAGCATCAGCTCGATTGGGATTCTACCGCTACAGAAAATGAACTGTTAAAGCCACACGAAGACTTACTG AATGGGCCATCGCAGTTCGTCAGTGCTTCAAAAGTGCCCCTTCCAAAAGAAAAGCACAATGAGACACCAGAACCTGCTGCCCATGAAAAGTCTGATTCGGATTCGGATTATGACATTGTGGAATTTCCAGATGTCCCAACGCAGCCATTACAGCCGAATAAGCCCGTTGTCTCAACCCCAGTGATGCTGCATTTCCCTGAGTCTGCACTATCAGACGATGATCAAGAAGAACTCAACAACTCGGAGTCTGGGGATGTGGTTTCGGAGAAATCAGTTGCAAAGGAAGATGCATCACTAAATCCCCAAGCAGGTCCTACAGAAGCGAAGCAGTTCTTGCCATTCATATCTCCTCCTCCATCACAATCATCAGAAACAGTCGCTGCAACCGCGAGAGAGAACAGTCCGTCTCCAGCTATCTCAAAGATGTACAGTGATCAAGTGGATTTGGAGGATGTACTGGCTGCTGCTAGAGCAGCTGCTGAATCAGCTGAGCTTGCTGCAGCAGCTGCACGCTCAGCTGCCAGCATTGCTCAGCTCCGGATAAGCGAGCTTTCCAAGAAAAGGAGCAATGAGTTCTCAGCTCCTCGGCAGCATAACGACACCAACACATTGAATGGTGACTCTGGCAGTGCTTCGGCCTCCCCAAGCCAAATTGACGGGTGTCAAAACAACACGACATCTCAGCAGCTAACGCCTGCTTCGTCGTTTGATTCCTCTTCACCACACGACAATGCTCTTCACCTACCTCAGAGATTGCCATCGATGGACGATGAACCGTTTTTTTCATACCCAAACTTGTTTACATCTCAAGGCTCGAACATCGGGGCTCATTCGCAGTCGCCTAGAGAGTCCAAGTGA
- the LOC121762518 gene encoding IST1-like protein isoform X1: MMDSFFKQRFNAAKCKTLLKLTIPRIKLLRNRREAQLKQMRKEIAKLLETGQEATARIRVEHIIREEKMMAAQEIVELFCELIAVRLPIIEAQRECPLDLKEAISSVCFAAPRCADLPELLQAQLLFAGKYGKEFVIAATELMPECGVNRQLVELLSIRAPAPDVKVNLLKEIAEEHQLDWDSTATENELLKPHEDLLNGPSQFVSASKVPLPKEKHNETPEPAAHEKSDSDSDYDIVEFPDVPTQPLQPNKPVVSTPVMLHFPESALSDDDQEELNNSESGDVVSEKSVAKEDASLNPQAGPTEAKQFLPFISPPPSQSSETVAATARENSPSPAISKMYSDQVDLEDVLAAARAAAESAELAAAAARSAASIAQLRISELSKKRSNEFSAPRQHNDTNTLNGDSGSASASPSQIDGCQNNTTSQQLTPASSFDSSSPHDNALHLPQRLPSMDDEPFFSYPNLFTSQGSNIGAHSQSPRESK, from the exons ATGATGGACTCCTTCTTCAAGCAGCGATTCAACGCCGCCAAATG TAAAACTTTGCTAAAACTTACGATTCCTCGAATTAAGTTACTGAGGAACCGGAGAGAGGCTCAGCTAAAGCAGATGCGGAAGGAAATCGCTAAGCTGCTTGAAACTGGTCAAGAAGCCACTGCTCGAATTCGC GTAGAGCATATTATAAGAGAAGAGAAGATGATGGCTGCACAGGAAATAGTTGAGCTCTTCTGCGAGCTCATTGCTGTCCGTCTTCCAATCATTGAAGCTCAAAG GGAATGCCCTCTAGACTTGAAGGAGGCAATTTCCAGTGTATGCTTTGCAGCACCAAGGTGTGCCGATCTGCCAGAGTTGCTACAGGCACAACTACTGTTTGCAGGAAAATACGGTAAAGAATTTGTAATTGCTGCAACTGAGCTGATGCCCGAATGTGGTGTCAATCGCCAG CTGGTGGAGCTTCTATCAATCCGAGCTCCTGCACCCGATGTAAAAGTGAATCTTCTAAAGGAAATTGCTGAAGAGCATCAGCTCGATTGGGATTCTACCGCTACAGAAAATGAACTGTTAAAGCCACACGAAGACTTACTG AATGGGCCATCGCAGTTCGTCAGTGCTTCAAAAGTGCCCCTTCCAAAAGAAAAGCACAATGAGACACCAGAACCTGCTGCCCATGAAAAGTCTGATTCGGATTCGGATTATGACATTGTGGAATTTCCAGATGTCCCAACGCAGCCATTACAGCCGAATAAGCCCGTTGTCTCAACCCCAGTGATGCTGCATTTCCCTGAGTCTGCACTATCAGACGATGATCAAGAAGAACTCAACAACTCGGAGTCTGGGGATGTGGTTTCGGAGAAATCAGTTGCAAAGGAAGATGCATCACTAAATCCCCAAGCAGGTCCTACAGAAGCGAAGCAGTTCTTGCCATTCATATCTCCTCCTCCATCACAATCATCAGAAACAGTCGCTGCAACCGCGAGAGAGAACAGTCCGTCTCCAGCTATCTCAAAGATGTACAGTGATCAAGTGGATTTGGAGGATGTACTGGCTGCTGCTAGAGCAGCTGCTGAATCAGCTGAGCTTGCTGCAGCAGCTGCACGCTCAGCTGCCAGCATTGCTCAGCTCCGGATAAGCGAGCTTTCCAAGAAAAGGAGCAATGAGTTCTCAGCTCCTCGGCAGCATAACGACACCAACACATTGAATGGTGACTCTGGCAGTGCTTCGGCCTCCCCAAGCCAAATTGACGGGTGTCAAAACAACACGACATCTCAGCAGCTAACGCCTGCTTCGTCGTTTGATTCCTCTTCACCACACGACAATGCTCTTCACCTACCTCAGAGATTGCCATCGATGGACGATGAACCGTTTTTTTCATACCCAAACTTGTTTACATCTCAAGGCTCGAACATCGGGGCTCATTCGCAGTCGCCTAGAGAGTCCAAGTGA
- the LOC121762875 gene encoding probable glucan 1,3-beta-glucosidase A, which yields MKRQQLHQFAAVLSLLAWLLAQCGSGELLPFKAANLGGWLVTEGWMTSSLFDGIPNKDLLDGTQVHFKSVSLNKYLCAEKGGGSTLVANRRNPRSWETFRLWRINETTFNFRVSNKDFVGLADEGEGIKVFARAAEPGPNETFAIIQNADNPSRVRIVASNNLYLQAIMENYVVADYLGSPDEWGDGDPSVFEMHIIKTLQGEYQLTNGYGPDEAPKIMKNHWSTYIVEDDFRFMSQHGLNAVRIPVGWWIKYDPFPPKPFVGGSLQALDNAFAWARNRNMKVILDLHAVPGSQNGNHHSGSRDGFIEWDDSRILETVSVIEFLAQRYCDHPSLAAIELMNEPSAPGVHLHTLMQYYQAGYDAVRTYTATTYVILSNRLGLANNTELLPFATGLSNSVIDVHYYNRYSDYFQSMNGRQNADYIYKKRSKQLKEVTRDGGPLIFVGEWTADLYLNDTKKEDYRRFAKAQLEVYGKATFGWAYWSYKCEEKYWSFKWMVENNYMQLS from the exons ATGAAAAGGCAGCAGCTGCATCAATTTGCAGCGGTTTTGAGCTTGCTCGCATGGCTTCTAGCTCAATGCGGCAGCGGAGAGCTGCTGCCGTTTAAAGCGGCGAATTTGGGGGGGTGGCTCGTGACCGAAGGCTGGATGACGTCGTCGCTCTTCGACGGCATTCCCAATAAGGATCTGCTG GATGGAACTCAAGTGCATTTTAAGTCTGTCAGCCTCAACAAGTATCTATGCGCAGAAAAAGGGGGCGGTTCAACACTGGTAGCCAACCGTCGTAATCCCAGAAGCTGGGAAACTTTCAGG TTATGGCGAATTAATGAAACCACCTTCAATTTTAGAGTTTCCAACAAAGATTTCGTTGGGCTTGCTGATGAAGGTGAAGGGATTAAAGTATTTGCGCGTGCAGCTGAACCGGGGCCAAATGAAACCTTCGCAATTATACAAAATGCGGATAATCCGAGCAGAGTGCGTATAGTTGCATCAAATAATCTTTATCTTCAG GCAATAATGGAGAACTATGTGGTGGCCGATTACTTAGGAAGTCCAGATGAATGGGGGGATGGAGATCCCTCTGTTTTTGAAATGCATATTATCAAGACGTTACAAGGGGAATACCAATTAACCAACGGTTATGGTCCAGATGAAGCCCCTAAAATAATGAAG AATCATTGGAGCACCTACATTGTCGAAGATGATTTCAGGTTCATGTCACAGCATGGTCTCAATGCTGTTAGAATTCCTGTTGGCTGGTGGATCAAATACGACCCCTTTCCACCGAAACCATTTGTTGGGGGGTCTTTGCAAGCTTTAGATAATGCTTTCGCATGGGCTCG TAACCGCAATATGAAGGTCATACTGGATCTTCATGCGGTTCCAGGATCACAGAATGGCAATCACCACAGTGGATCACGAGATGGATTTATCGAGTGGGATGATTCCCGAATTCTGGAAACTGTTTCAGTCATTGAATTCTTAGCACAAAG GTACTGCGATCACCCGAGTCTTGCAGCAATCGAGTTAATGAATGAGCCATCAGCTCCCGGCGTCCATCTGCATACCTTAATGCAGTACTATCAAGCAGGATACGATGCGGTCAGAACATACACAGCTACTACCTACGTGATCCTCTCAAATCGCCTGGGGTTAGCCAACAACACCGAGCTCCTCCCCTTCGCCACTGGCCTTAGCAACTCGGTCATAGACGTGCATTACTACAACCGCTATTCAGACTACTTCCAGAGCATGAACGGTAGGCAGAACGCAGATTACATCTACAAGAAAAGGTCGAAGCAGTTGAAAGAAGTGACTCGCGATGGTGGCCCTCTAATCTTTGTCG GAGAATGGACTGCTGATTTGTATTTGAACGATACGAAAAAGGAAGATTATCGGAGATTTGCAAAGGCTCAGTTAGAAGTGTATGGGAAAGCTACATTTGGGTGGGCTTATTGGTCGTATAAGTGTGAGGAGAAGTATTGGAGTTTCAAATGGATGGTAGAAAACAACTATATGCAGCTCTCTTAA